A genomic region of Mitsuaria sp. 7 contains the following coding sequences:
- a CDS encoding epoxide hydrolase family protein translates to MRVVPFKIHVPEDRLTDLRGRLSRVRWPASLDEGGWSDGTSLAFMQRLVAHWRDRFDWRQQEERLNTLSHSMATVDSADVHFIHQKSASANAFPLVLTHGWPGSVVEMTHIIGLLTDPAAHGGDAADAFDVVVPSLPGYGFSPAPKTTGVGSREIAGLWHGLMQGLGYERFGAQGGDIGAGVSTWLARRFPKDVVGIHLNYIPGGFKPHVDEQSAPITDEERAFQTMAAGWYAEEGAYAALQGTKPQTLAYSLADSPVGLAAWIAEKFHSWSDCGGHLESVVAMDELLTDISLYWFNDSITASLRLYKENRARPHVFEPGERVTPPMGMALFPKELPTPPRSWVERAYDVKRWEVMPRGGHFAALEQPELLAAEIRAFFRPLRAKLNKG, encoded by the coding sequence ATGCGCGTTGTTCCGTTCAAGATCCATGTTCCCGAGGACCGCTTGACCGACCTGCGCGGGCGCCTGTCGCGCGTCCGCTGGCCCGCATCGCTGGACGAGGGCGGCTGGTCGGACGGCACGTCGCTGGCCTTCATGCAACGCCTCGTCGCGCATTGGCGCGATCGCTTCGACTGGCGCCAGCAAGAGGAACGGCTGAACACGCTCAGCCATTCCATGGCGACCGTCGACAGCGCCGACGTGCACTTCATCCACCAGAAGAGCGCCTCCGCGAACGCCTTCCCGCTGGTGCTGACGCACGGCTGGCCGGGTTCCGTCGTGGAGATGACGCACATCATCGGCCTGCTCACCGATCCGGCCGCGCACGGCGGCGATGCGGCCGATGCCTTCGACGTCGTCGTGCCTTCGCTGCCGGGTTACGGCTTCTCTCCCGCGCCCAAGACGACGGGCGTGGGCTCGCGCGAGATCGCCGGCCTGTGGCACGGTCTGATGCAAGGCCTCGGCTACGAGCGCTTCGGCGCGCAGGGGGGCGACATCGGCGCGGGCGTGTCGACGTGGCTCGCGCGGCGCTTCCCGAAGGACGTCGTCGGCATCCACCTGAACTACATCCCGGGCGGCTTCAAGCCGCATGTCGACGAACAGTCCGCGCCCATCACCGATGAGGAACGCGCCTTCCAGACGATGGCCGCCGGCTGGTATGCGGAGGAGGGCGCCTACGCCGCGCTGCAGGGCACCAAGCCGCAGACGCTGGCCTATTCGCTGGCGGATTCGCCGGTGGGACTGGCGGCATGGATCGCCGAGAAGTTCCACTCGTGGAGCGACTGCGGCGGTCACCTGGAGAGCGTGGTCGCCATGGACGAGCTGCTCACCGACATCTCGCTGTACTGGTTCAACGACAGCATCACGGCGTCGCTGCGGCTCTACAAGGAGAACCGCGCACGGCCGCATGTCTTCGAGCCCGGCGAGCGCGTGACGCCGCCGATGGGCATGGCGCTGTTTCCGAAGGAACTGCCGACGCCGCCGCGCTCATGGGTGGAGCGCGCGTACGACGTGAAGCGATGGGAGGTGATGCCGCGCGGTGGGCACTTCGCGGCGCTGGAACAGCCCGAGTTGCTGGCGGCGGAGATCCGCGCGTTCTTCCGCCCGCTGCGCGCGAAACTGAACAAGGGGTGA
- a CDS encoding thioesterase family protein, which translates to MRFELPEDKKLVHETRIQIRWGDMDAMGHVNNTVYFRYLEIVRVEWLDSLGHPPSPDGQGPVIVNAFCNFHRQLAYPGEILAKHYVSNPGRSSFDTWITLERLDEPGVIYASGGATTVWQDATVQKSVPLPEWLRQKL; encoded by the coding sequence ATGCGGTTCGAATTGCCCGAAGACAAGAAGCTCGTCCACGAGACCCGCATCCAGATCCGCTGGGGCGACATGGACGCGATGGGCCATGTGAACAACACGGTCTACTTCCGCTATCTGGAGATCGTGCGCGTGGAGTGGCTGGACAGCCTCGGCCATCCGCCTAGCCCCGATGGACAGGGCCCGGTGATCGTCAACGCGTTCTGCAATTTCCATCGGCAGCTTGCGTATCCGGGCGAGATCCTGGCGAAGCACTACGTCTCGAATCCAGGACGGTCGAGCTTCGACACCTGGATCACGCTGGAGCGGCTCGATGAACCGGGCGTCATCTACGCCTCGGGCGGCGCCACGACGGTGTGGCAGGACGCGACGGTGCAGAAGTCGGTGCCGTTGCCGGAGTGGCTCAGACAGAAGCTCTGA
- the xth gene encoding exodeoxyribonuclease III: MIVATWNVNNVLKRLDQLLDWLEQRRPDVVALQELKTPTEDFPVEALREAGYESLVVGQKTWNGVALLSRGHAPLPVLRALPVLRALPGDAKDRQARYVEAAINGVLVAALYLPNGNPFRGPKFDYKLAWFERMRQRADALWKAGHPTVLLGDWNVVPTDADIYKPDTWRDNALLQPEAREAFAAILEQGWTDALKAAHPKDTPFTFWDYRRQRWERNAGLRIDHILVSAAFKVAAAGVDREERGKERPSDHAPVWAELVASRPSRKKTNKAAA; the protein is encoded by the coding sequence GTGATCGTCGCCACCTGGAACGTCAACAACGTTCTGAAGCGACTGGATCAGTTGCTCGACTGGCTGGAGCAGCGGCGGCCCGACGTCGTCGCGCTCCAGGAGCTGAAGACGCCCACGGAGGACTTCCCCGTCGAAGCCCTCCGTGAGGCCGGCTACGAGTCCCTCGTGGTCGGCCAGAAGACGTGGAACGGCGTCGCCCTGCTCTCCCGCGGGCACGCGCCGCTGCCCGTGCTGAGGGCGCTGCCCGTGCTGAGGGCGCTGCCCGGCGACGCCAAGGACCGGCAGGCCCGCTACGTCGAAGCCGCCATCAACGGCGTGCTGGTGGCGGCGCTCTACCTGCCCAACGGCAACCCGTTTCGCGGCCCCAAGTTCGACTACAAGCTGGCATGGTTCGAACGGATGCGTCAGCGCGCCGATGCCCTGTGGAAAGCAGGTCATCCCACGGTGCTCCTCGGCGACTGGAACGTCGTCCCCACGGACGCCGACATCTACAAGCCGGACACGTGGAGAGACAACGCGCTGCTCCAGCCGGAAGCGCGTGAGGCCTTCGCGGCGATCCTGGAACAAGGCTGGACCGATGCGCTGAAAGCGGCGCATCCGAAGGACACCCCGTTCACGTTCTGGGACTACCGCCGCCAACGGTGGGAGCGCAATGCGGGGCTGAGGATCGACCACATCCTGGTGAGCGCCGCTTTCAAGGTGGCGGCCGCCGGTGTCGACCGTGAAGAACGCGGGAAGGAACGACCGAGCGACCATGCGCCGGTGTGGGCCGAGCTCGTCGCATCCAGGCCGAGCAGGAAGAAGACAAACAAGGCCGCCGCTTGA
- a CDS encoding Dps family protein, whose amino-acid sequence MATKKKSPTKSGRVDAAHAATTPSIDKSVKTQSQETQRFGEIIKMPHGMAEAVVKKSVASLNQVLADTITLRDMYKKHHWQVVGPTFNQLHLLFDKHFEAQVELVDLLAERIQILGGVSLAMAADIAEETRIPRPPRGREPATVQLSRLIEAHTMILTYAREQAEKASDAGDSGTDDLLVSDVVRTNELQVWFLSEHLVAASPI is encoded by the coding sequence ATGGCCACCAAGAAGAAGTCCCCCACGAAGTCGGGCCGCGTCGACGCCGCCCACGCCGCCACGACGCCGTCGATCGACAAGTCCGTGAAGACCCAGTCGCAGGAGACGCAGCGCTTCGGCGAGATCATCAAGATGCCGCACGGCATGGCCGAGGCGGTCGTCAAGAAGAGCGTGGCCTCGCTGAACCAGGTGCTGGCCGACACGATCACGCTGCGCGACATGTACAAGAAGCATCACTGGCAGGTGGTCGGACCGACCTTCAACCAGCTGCACCTGCTCTTCGACAAGCATTTCGAAGCCCAGGTCGAGCTGGTCGACCTGCTGGCCGAGCGCATCCAGATCCTCGGCGGCGTGTCGCTGGCGATGGCCGCGGACATCGCGGAAGAGACGCGCATCCCCCGCCCGCCCCGCGGCCGCGAGCCGGCGACGGTGCAGCTCAGCCGCCTCATCGAGGCGCACACCATGATCCTCACCTACGCGCGTGAGCAGGCCGAGAAGGCCAGCGACGCGGGCGATTCGGGCACGGATGACCTGCTGGTCAGCGATGTCGTGCGGACCAACGAGCTGCAGGTGTGGTTCCTGTCCGAGCATCTGGTGGCGGCCTCGCCGATCTGA
- a CDS encoding TetR/AcrR family transcriptional regulator, whose product MSTPDTSTPRRREQQRSADTKQTILKTALKEFAERGFEAASMRAIAEQSGLTHQLITYHFQSKEVLWQAVATLVYEELARAREGLIRQAKPATAIGQLRQEFIAYFQFTLDQPHLHRFMMQRREGTHSEDRQEWLAQHFLRPHFDLAKPLIKAAQKAGDLPKGEPVLLYYAMVSLANTLSVMGPDIEATTGVHATDAKTAKAYMKVMDAVLFSRAGEAD is encoded by the coding sequence ATGAGCACTCCGGATACTTCCACTCCCCGTCGGCGAGAGCAGCAGCGCTCGGCCGACACGAAGCAGACGATCCTCAAGACCGCGCTGAAGGAATTCGCCGAGCGCGGCTTCGAGGCCGCCAGCATGCGTGCGATCGCGGAGCAGAGCGGGTTGACGCATCAGCTGATCACATACCACTTTCAATCGAAAGAGGTACTGTGGCAAGCCGTGGCGACGCTGGTCTACGAGGAACTGGCCCGGGCACGCGAAGGATTGATCCGGCAGGCGAAGCCGGCGACGGCGATCGGGCAGCTGAGGCAGGAGTTCATCGCCTACTTCCAGTTCACGCTGGACCAGCCGCACCTGCACCGCTTCATGATGCAGCGGCGCGAAGGCACACACAGCGAGGACCGGCAGGAGTGGCTGGCGCAGCACTTCCTGCGGCCGCACTTCGACCTGGCCAAGCCGCTGATCAAGGCGGCGCAGAAGGCCGGGGACCTGCCGAAGGGGGAACCGGTGCTGCTGTATTACGCGATGGTGTCGCTCGCCAACACGCTGTCGGTGATGGGGCCAGATATCGAGGCGACCACGGGCGTGCACGCCACGGATGCGAAGACGGCCAAGGCGTACATGAAGGTGATGGACGCGGTGCTGTTCAGCCGGGCGGGGGAAGCGGACTGA
- a CDS encoding di-heme oxidoredictase family protein: MEFKQLGILMGRAFVPALLGSALLAACGGGGGGQQGGVQIASDDSGGSADSAARAKRMAGDNGTETALTPVSATGSSMERGDLSGAKAIDKDDNSRWGSAFTDNEWLTLDYGSSVTISRVRINWENAHAKKYLLQTSEDNKTWTTIKTVENSPGGVEDLKGLGGQGRYLRVQGVTRSTGYGYSIFEIQAFTGTPVPPTTPTDPTTPTNPTDPTTPTTPTNPTTPTQPTDPVGDTSKPGVAIKPVATISSAPENDGLAAKNSIDGNLATRWASKPEDGAWIQYDFGTAQPLGYMKLVWENAYGKAYEIQISDDGKTWTRLRNQPAGKGGTEEYFNLGVKTRFVRMQGVTRATNYGYSLFEVEFKTVGSDNSIPTTTTTPFSFPANGAGASPLFNPQAPIEQIQFSLPDGTLITRFGQRGVGRHGRERGEDWNEIGFGPNDTVDANGNPQDKGPGNYMNFVANYFKNRTWGVEFIDNSRVAGVTKPRLIVNQYFPQAQRGGGHSFFRRIDDPGVTGYGWMSPGQLLDPTTYTDGFVDKTSCPVVPKPPQNGLAKPDSGYKGIIGANDGCSVVLDNMPGHTDLAPNGNGVLVPNGVNIPARPLQLGEAIEFTGSFFSSRAAMDAIGDKGDIRYYTSEVIYVMGTGLRPWYGVQPRLNSVPLPDAVLSGGLGSVSYNYSDEGWRMFQQPFNNIGMQNLQRFVEGRRAVHSSFVTGAHIEPGNDAMTSIQNLAGTRFNATACVQCHTNNGRSPAPFTVDQRLDKMAFHVAIKAADGSIRPDPRYGSAIQMNSTSPTGAPQDWGNAVKVAGFDVSSVTLADGSKVELRKPKFAFDGPTPQLWSARAALPLLGVGLLEAVPEADILARARTSPDQDGVVGKANYTFDPETGATRLGRFGWKASKASIRHQVANALLNDMSVTSPVYPNRSCTTDPQGCRTAPAQKGIQEADLTALTQYMQLLAVPAQRSIPSGFPKGVMPTDEHRVDAVLVANGRKVFDALRCAACHTAEMKTGKNHPFAELRDQTIRPFTDLLLHDMGPALADNLPEGQAQGAMWRTTALWGIGYTEKVAQGQPVGYLHDGRARNLTEAILWHGGEGEKSRQRFEQLSKADRDALLAWLKTL, encoded by the coding sequence ATGGAGTTCAAGCAACTCGGCATCTTGATGGGCAGGGCATTTGTCCCTGCCCTGCTGGGCAGCGCGCTGCTCGCCGCATGCGGCGGCGGCGGAGGCGGCCAGCAAGGCGGCGTCCAGATCGCATCGGACGACAGCGGCGGCAGCGCCGACAGCGCCGCACGCGCCAAGCGCATGGCCGGCGACAACGGCACCGAGACGGCGCTCACGCCCGTCTCCGCCACCGGCAGCTCGATGGAGCGCGGCGACCTGAGCGGCGCCAAGGCCATCGACAAGGACGACAACAGCCGCTGGGGCTCCGCGTTCACCGACAACGAATGGCTGACGCTGGACTACGGCAGCAGCGTCACGATCTCGCGGGTCCGCATCAACTGGGAAAACGCCCACGCGAAGAAGTACCTGCTGCAGACGTCCGAGGACAACAAGACCTGGACCACGATCAAGACGGTCGAGAACAGCCCCGGCGGCGTCGAGGACCTGAAGGGTCTGGGCGGCCAGGGCCGCTACCTGCGCGTGCAGGGCGTGACCCGCTCGACGGGCTACGGCTACTCGATCTTCGAGATCCAGGCCTTCACCGGCACGCCGGTCCCGCCGACCACCCCGACGGACCCGACCACGCCGACGAATCCCACCGATCCGACGACGCCGACCACGCCCACCAACCCGACGACGCCCACGCAGCCGACGGACCCCGTCGGTGACACGAGCAAGCCGGGCGTGGCGATCAAGCCCGTGGCGACGATCTCGTCGGCCCCCGAGAACGACGGCCTGGCCGCGAAGAACTCGATCGACGGCAACCTGGCCACGCGCTGGGCTTCCAAGCCCGAAGACGGCGCCTGGATCCAGTACGACTTCGGCACGGCGCAGCCGCTGGGCTACATGAAGCTCGTGTGGGAGAACGCCTACGGCAAGGCCTACGAGATCCAGATCTCGGACGACGGCAAGACCTGGACGCGCCTGCGCAACCAGCCGGCCGGCAAGGGCGGCACCGAGGAGTACTTCAACCTCGGCGTGAAGACGCGCTTCGTCCGCATGCAGGGCGTGACCCGCGCGACGAACTACGGCTACTCGCTGTTCGAGGTCGAGTTCAAGACCGTCGGCAGCGACAACAGCATCCCGACCACGACCACGACGCCGTTCTCCTTCCCGGCGAACGGCGCGGGCGCGAGTCCGCTGTTCAACCCGCAGGCGCCCATCGAGCAGATCCAGTTCTCGCTGCCGGACGGCACGCTGATCACCCGCTTCGGCCAACGCGGCGTCGGCCGTCACGGTCGCGAGCGTGGCGAGGACTGGAACGAGATCGGCTTCGGACCCAACGACACCGTGGATGCCAACGGCAATCCGCAGGACAAGGGCCCGGGCAACTACATGAACTTCGTTGCGAACTACTTCAAGAATCGCACGTGGGGCGTGGAGTTCATCGACAACAGCCGCGTCGCGGGCGTCACCAAGCCGCGTCTGATCGTCAACCAGTACTTCCCGCAGGCGCAGCGCGGCGGCGGTCATTCGTTCTTCCGCCGCATCGACGATCCGGGCGTCACCGGCTACGGCTGGATGTCGCCGGGGCAGCTGCTGGATCCGACGACCTACACGGACGGCTTCGTCGACAAGACCTCCTGCCCGGTGGTGCCCAAGCCGCCGCAGAACGGCCTGGCCAAGCCCGATTCGGGCTACAAGGGCATCATCGGCGCGAACGACGGCTGCTCCGTGGTGCTGGACAACATGCCGGGTCACACCGACCTGGCGCCCAACGGCAACGGCGTGCTGGTGCCCAACGGCGTCAACATCCCGGCGCGTCCGCTGCAGCTGGGCGAGGCGATCGAGTTCACGGGCTCGTTCTTCTCCAGCCGCGCCGCGATGGACGCGATCGGCGACAAGGGCGACATCCGCTACTACACCAGCGAAGTCATCTACGTCATGGGGACCGGCCTGCGTCCGTGGTACGGCGTCCAGCCGCGCCTGAACAGCGTGCCGCTGCCGGATGCCGTCCTGTCGGGCGGTCTCGGCTCCGTGTCGTACAACTACTCGGACGAAGGCTGGCGCATGTTCCAGCAGCCGTTCAACAACATCGGCATGCAGAACCTGCAGCGATTCGTTGAAGGCCGCCGCGCGGTGCACAGCAGCTTCGTGACGGGCGCGCACATCGAGCCCGGCAACGACGCGATGACCTCGATCCAGAACCTGGCGGGCACCCGTTTCAACGCCACGGCCTGCGTGCAGTGCCACACCAACAACGGTCGCAGCCCTGCGCCGTTCACGGTGGACCAGCGTCTGGACAAGATGGCCTTCCACGTCGCGATCAAGGCGGCTGACGGTTCGATCCGTCCGGACCCGCGCTACGGCTCGGCGATCCAGATGAACTCGACCTCGCCCACCGGCGCGCCGCAGGACTGGGGCAACGCGGTGAAGGTCGCGGGCTTCGATGTCAGCAGCGTCACGCTGGCGGACGGCTCCAAGGTCGAGCTGCGCAAGCCGAAGTTCGCCTTCGACGGTCCCACCCCGCAACTGTGGTCGGCTCGCGCTGCGCTGCCGCTGCTGGGTGTCGGTCTGCTGGAAGCGGTGCCTGAAGCCGACATCCTGGCCCGTGCGCGCACGTCGCCGGACCAGGACGGCGTGGTGGGCAAGGCCAACTACACCTTCGATCCGGAAACCGGCGCCACGCGTCTGGGCCGCTTCGGCTGGAAGGCGTCCAAGGCCAGCATCCGTCACCAGGTGGCCAACGCGCTGCTGAACGACATGTCGGTGACCTCGCCGGTGTACCCGAACCGCAGCTGCACGACGGACCCGCAAGGGTGCCGCACGGCGCCGGCGCAGAAGGGCATCCAGGAAGCCGACCTGACCGCGCTGACGCAGTACATGCAGCTGCTGGCGGTGCCGGCCCAACGGAGCATCCCGAGCGGATTCCCGAAGGGTGTGATGCCGACGGACGAGCATCGCGTGGATGCGGTCCTGGTGGCCAACGGCCGCAAGGTGTTCGACGCGCTGCGTTGCGCGGCCTGCCACACGGCGGAGATGAAGACGGGCAAGAACCATCCGTTCGCGGAATTGCGCGACCAGACGATCCGTCCCTTCACCGACCTGCTGCTGCACGACATGGGCCCGGCCCTGGCGGACAACCTGCCGGAAGGCCAGGCGCAAGGCGCGATGTGGCGTACGACGGCTCTGTGGGGCATCGGCTACACGGAGAAGGTCGCCCAGGGTCAACCGGTCGGCTACCTGCATGACGGCCGCGCCCGCAACCTGACCGAAGCCATCCTGTGGCACGGCGGCGAAGGCGAGAAGTCGCGTCAGCGCTTCGAGCAGCTGTCCAAGGCGGACCGCGACGCGCTGCTGGCGTGGCTGAAGACGCTGTGA
- a CDS encoding YbhB/YbcL family Raf kinase inhibitor-like protein: MPIPEFDLFRSPSNQPAGPSRRLRPRHAATWLLPLLISACGSDDDAIGAPADAGFSVSSTSLIDGAMQQAQYSSRCAGHDRSPQLSWRNVPVGTQSLAVTVHDRDAPTGSGFWHAVVADLPPALNGLDEGALQPASGAPFRNDAGVAGYSGACPPEGQIHRYDITVYALKVPKLATMLPPDASPALVGLVIAGNSLGKATLTALAGRGTLGSGPDEPKPTGFVLTSGDASGGKFGNAQFAPAAAGLGCDGGNLSPRLAWSGAPAGTRSYAITMLDLDAPTGSGFWHWVMADLPASVQSLATNAAATPPAGALAVRNDAGVTGYGGICPPSGSSHRYELTVHAIAVENLAQMLPPQPSPALVGFVIRGNSLGKATLTVTGSR, from the coding sequence ATGCCGATTCCAGAGTTCGACCTGTTCCGTTCCCCATCCAATCAACCTGCGGGGCCAAGCCGCAGACTTCGGCCGCGGCATGCCGCGACCTGGCTGCTGCCGCTGCTCATCTCGGCCTGCGGCTCCGATGACGACGCGATCGGGGCACCGGCGGACGCCGGTTTTTCGGTGAGCAGCACCAGCCTCATCGACGGTGCGATGCAGCAGGCGCAGTACTCGTCGCGTTGCGCGGGTCACGACCGGTCGCCGCAGCTGTCCTGGCGGAATGTCCCTGTCGGCACGCAGAGCCTGGCCGTGACGGTTCACGACCGGGATGCCCCGACCGGTTCCGGCTTCTGGCATGCCGTTGTCGCAGACCTGCCCCCGGCGCTCAACGGGCTGGACGAAGGCGCGCTGCAGCCCGCCAGCGGCGCGCCGTTCAGGAACGATGCCGGCGTGGCCGGCTACAGCGGCGCCTGCCCGCCCGAGGGTCAGATCCATCGCTACGACATCACGGTGTATGCATTGAAGGTCCCCAAGCTGGCCACCATGCTGCCGCCTGACGCGAGCCCGGCGCTGGTGGGGCTGGTCATCGCGGGGAACAGTCTGGGCAAGGCCACGCTGACCGCATTGGCGGGGAGGGGCACGCTTGGAAGCGGTCCGGACGAACCCAAGCCCACCGGCTTCGTGCTGACCAGCGGCGACGCGTCGGGCGGGAAATTCGGCAATGCCCAGTTCGCGCCGGCGGCCGCCGGCCTGGGTTGCGATGGCGGCAACCTGTCGCCGCGGCTCGCATGGAGCGGGGCGCCGGCCGGCACCCGAAGCTACGCGATCACGATGCTGGATCTCGACGCGCCGACAGGCTCGGGCTTCTGGCACTGGGTGATGGCGGATCTGCCAGCGAGCGTGCAATCGCTCGCCACCAACGCGGCGGCCACACCGCCCGCCGGCGCGTTGGCCGTTCGAAACGATGCTGGCGTGACCGGCTATGGTGGAATCTGCCCGCCCAGCGGCAGCAGCCACCGCTATGAACTGACGGTGCACGCGATCGCGGTGGAGAACCTCGCCCAGATGTTGCCGCCCCAGCCGAGCCCAGCCCTCGTGGGCTTCGTGATCCGGGGCAACAGCCTCGGCAAGGCCACGCTCACCGTGACTGGTAGCCGCTGA
- a CDS encoding AraC family transcriptional regulator produces MSILAPTSPLSFMEPHIAWRAELGITAAIRQHSSVEIKQLYIEQPILIVVVRGEKRVRWAGGECRVLPGQAVAVAGGQTVDITNRVDTVDHGDYCAYWLVWDRSLLNEHAARHAEQALVRGAQFIGTLVPDLADAFTRARASLGDDSVPQEICRLRLQEVLVWLGLSGVRFNEREFSSMSTRVRTTLSRDIGRSWSAPDVARELATSEATLRRKLAQEATSFSDILLDTQMSHALRMLQSSMRPITEIALGCGFQTPSHFSARFRQRFGFTPSAIRVHQRDPEPAP; encoded by the coding sequence ATGTCCATCCTCGCCCCCACCAGCCCCCTGTCCTTCATGGAGCCACACATCGCATGGCGTGCGGAGCTGGGGATCACAGCGGCCATCCGCCAGCACTCGAGCGTCGAGATCAAGCAGCTGTACATCGAGCAGCCGATCCTGATCGTCGTGGTCCGGGGGGAGAAGCGGGTGCGCTGGGCGGGCGGCGAATGCCGGGTACTGCCGGGGCAGGCGGTGGCCGTGGCAGGCGGTCAGACCGTCGACATCACGAATCGTGTCGATACGGTCGACCATGGCGACTACTGCGCCTACTGGCTGGTGTGGGACCGCAGCCTGCTGAACGAGCACGCGGCGCGCCATGCCGAACAAGCCCTGGTCCGCGGCGCGCAGTTCATCGGGACGCTGGTGCCTGACCTCGCTGACGCCTTCACCAGGGCGAGAGCAAGCCTTGGCGACGACTCCGTGCCACAAGAGATTTGCCGCCTTCGCCTGCAGGAGGTCCTGGTCTGGTTGGGACTCAGCGGCGTGCGCTTCAACGAACGTGAGTTCAGTTCAATGAGCACTCGCGTGCGCACGACGCTGAGCCGCGACATCGGCCGCTCCTGGAGCGCGCCGGACGTCGCGCGCGAGCTCGCGACCAGCGAGGCGACGCTGCGTCGCAAACTGGCTCAGGAAGCGACGTCGTTCAGCGACATCCTGCTGGACACGCAGATGTCGCATGCGCTGCGCATGCTGCAGTCCTCGATGCGGCCGATCACGGAAATCGCGCTGGGCTGCGGCTTCCAGACGCCATCGCACTTCAGCGCGCGTTTCCGCCAGCGTTTCGGGTTCACGCCGAGCGCGATCCGTGTGCACCAGCGGGATCCTGAGCCCGCGCCATGA
- a CDS encoding MerR family transcriptional regulator, producing MRIGELADKSGLATSAIRYYERQGLLPAPLRADNGYRHYPSSAVERLRLIRLSQKLGFTLDVIRSLFSETGECSYSQTFAEVNVRLQEVEQLQATLAEQHQNLLDLRKLLSHRLETGETLPCTASQTQ from the coding sequence ATGCGCATCGGGGAACTCGCGGATAAAAGCGGCTTGGCGACGTCGGCCATCCGCTACTACGAACGGCAGGGACTGCTGCCCGCGCCGCTGCGTGCCGATAACGGGTATCGCCACTACCCCTCGAGCGCGGTCGAGCGGCTGCGGCTGATCCGTCTCAGCCAGAAGCTGGGCTTCACGCTCGACGTGATCCGGAGCCTGTTCTCCGAGACAGGCGAATGCTCGTACAGCCAGACCTTCGCGGAGGTCAACGTCCGACTCCAGGAGGTGGAGCAGCTGCAAGCCACGCTCGCTGAGCAGCATCAGAATCTGCTGGATCTGCGCAAGCTGCTGAGTCATCGCTTAGAGACGGGGGAAACGTTGCCATGCACCGCGTCGCAGACGCAGTGA
- a CDS encoding NAD(P)H-dependent oxidoreductase produces the protein MTSLLDQLNWRYATKKYDPSKKVPADKLDRILEAVRLAPTSSGLQPFELIVVSNPEIREKIKAIGYQQQQIVDSSHLLVFAAWDQTTPERINMMFDLANDIRQTANEGWENYRQMLLDIVATRGAEVNFQFAARQAYIALGFALVAAAAEEVDATPMEGFDPDALDEILQLRQRGLRSVVILPVGYRDEAGDWLVGLKKVRRSRDALISEIA, from the coding sequence ATGACCTCGCTTCTGGATCAACTGAACTGGCGCTACGCCACGAAGAAATACGACCCTTCCAAGAAGGTTCCCGCCGACAAGCTGGACCGCATTCTTGAGGCCGTGCGGCTTGCGCCGACGTCGAGCGGTTTGCAGCCCTTCGAGCTCATCGTCGTGTCGAACCCGGAGATCCGGGAGAAGATCAAGGCGATCGGGTATCAGCAACAGCAGATCGTCGACAGCTCCCACCTGCTGGTCTTCGCCGCGTGGGACCAGACCACGCCGGAGCGCATCAACATGATGTTCGACCTGGCCAACGACATCCGCCAGACCGCCAACGAAGGGTGGGAGAACTATCGGCAGATGCTGCTCGACATCGTGGCGACGCGGGGCGCCGAGGTCAATTTCCAGTTCGCCGCCCGCCAGGCCTACATCGCGCTCGGCTTCGCGCTGGTCGCCGCGGCGGCAGAGGAAGTCGATGCCACGCCGATGGAAGGCTTCGATCCCGATGCGTTGGACGAGATCCTGCAGCTGCGACAACGCGGCCTGCGTAGCGTCGTGATCCTGCCGGTGGGATACCGGGACGAAGCAGGCGACTGGCTGGTGGGCCTCAAGAAGGTCAGGCGCAGTCGCGATGCCTTGATCAGCGAGATCGCGTAA
- a CDS encoding helix-turn-helix domain-containing protein, which translates to MAERKRMNDATCPVARAVDIVGDRWSLLIVRDAFDGITRFGDFQTSLGVAKNILATRLKALVAEGVLEVQPATDGSAYQQYVLTPKGETLFPIVVALRQWGEDHLFRRGERHSRLVEKQTGQPVGRLTVTNKRGDAAGFDDFEVVGKT; encoded by the coding sequence ATGGCTGAGCGAAAGCGCATGAACGACGCGACGTGCCCCGTGGCACGCGCGGTGGACATCGTGGGAGACCGCTGGTCGCTGCTCATCGTGCGGGACGCGTTCGATGGCATCACCCGCTTCGGAGACTTCCAGACCAGCCTGGGCGTGGCGAAGAACATCCTCGCGACCCGGCTGAAGGCGCTGGTCGCTGAAGGCGTGCTGGAGGTGCAGCCGGCGACGGATGGCTCGGCGTATCAGCAGTACGTGCTGACGCCCAAGGGAGAGACGCTCTTCCCGATCGTCGTGGCGCTGCGCCAATGGGGCGAGGACCACCTGTTCCGCCGGGGCGAACGCCATTCGCGCCTGGTGGAGAAGCAGACGGGACAGCCGGTCGGCCGGCTGACGGTTACGAACAAGCGCGGCGACGCGGCGGGCTTCGACGACTTCGAGGTCGTCGGCAAGACCTGA